The Nomascus leucogenys isolate Asia chromosome 4, Asia_NLE_v1, whole genome shotgun sequence genome includes the window gcatgtgtcctTATGATAGAATGatctatattcctttgagtatatacccaataatgggattgctgggtcaaatgttaatTCAGttttaggttttttcttttctttatatagatGTAAAATAAAGTTTACTTTAGATTTTTGTTCCCATTGAGACCAGCATTTTAAATGCAGCCTTAAGCTAGtaccctaacttttttttttcaatttttttttcactcatggaattttttttatggAATAACTAAATAAACTGTGTTTGAATAAAGTGTtgaaattttctgattttatagGTAAGACAATCAGAGAAGTCACTAACTCAAATCACATGGCTAGGTAGGGATTCCAAATGGTCTTGATATTGCAGTATCATTACTCTGAATTAATTCCAATCTCCATATCATTAACAGGCATCAAGAAACACAAATCCATGGCTGATTTTAATTTTACAATGGTTACTGAGTTTATCCTTTTGGGACTGACAGATCATGCTGAACTGAAGATGGTCCTCTTCGTGTTGTTCCTGTTGATCTACACTATTTCCCTGGTGGGGAATCTAGGAATGCTCTTTCTAATCTATGTAACTCCCAAACTCCACACACCCATGTATTATTTCCTTAGCTGTCTGTCATTTGTTGATGCCTGCTATTCATCAGTTTTTGCACCCAAAATGCTGCTGAACTTCTTTGTTTAGCGGGAGACAATCTTATTCTCTGCATATATTGTGCAGTATTTTTTATTCGTGTCTCTCCTTACCACTGAGGGCTTCTTGCTGGCCACAATGGCTTATGACCATTACATGGCCATTGTGAACCCTTTACTTTATACAGTAGCTATGACTAAAATAGTTTGTATTGTGCTCGTATTTGGGTCATGTGTGGGAGGTTTAATCAACTCATTGACACATACAATTGGCTTagtgaaactgtctttctgtggGCCAAATGTCATCAATCACTTCTTCTGTGATCTTCCCCCACTTTTGAAGCTGTCATGTTCTGACACATCTACGAATGAACTGTTGTTTTTGATCTTCTCTGGCGTTATTGCCATGCTCACTTTTTGACTGTGGTGATCTCCTACATCTTCATTGTTGCTGCTGTCCTGAGGATCCGCTCAGCAGCAGGTAGACATAAAGCCTTCTCCACCTGCACCTCTCACCTGATTACCGTGACCTTATTCTATGGATCGATAAGCTTTAGTTACAGCCTAAGGAACAAGGAAGTGAAGGAAGCTGTGAAAAGGGCTATAGAAATGAAACATTTTCCTTGTTAATTTCAAATTTCCATGTCCAAAAATAGACTACAAACAGTGGTTTGTCTAATGATATCtataaagatttaataaaatttcgATCCTACAGGAGCCTTAGAGTTTATTCAATTGGAACCCTGTGtcttacagtggaaaaaaaagacCTAGAAAAATGTGCCATAGAAGACACGGCTGGTTCCCGTGTTAACTAATCTAAAAACCAGGCTAAGATCTAAGGTAGTTTTCTCTAGGCAATTGATGACGTTTTCATTCCTtcatataagtaaaaataaatatttatgggatatataGACACTCAAACACATATGCAAATAGAGACaatgataaattaataaataatacaatatatgttGCCTTGGTCTCTCTATTGAGCAtggaaataagtaaaatacattcAAGGCAAAAAGTATTGGTACTTTCCTTATCCAGGAAAAAGATAGATACATATACCAAAAATTAACCTGGATTATTTATTGCTTgatattcttcaaaataaatatatacacttaaaaatactcagaaaaagaATATAGTACTAGATTACCTTTCCACTTGCAATGCTTAGTCTAAACCATTTCCCCatccctggcctcagtttccacgACTACATATGAAATCATATTGGACAGAATGTCGTAGTTTTATTATCACTCCACATGGAAGGCTCACTAATACTCAGAGAAAGCTTACCCTGAAGACTTTCACTTCATATTTAGAAAGGATGACTCCAAACTCATTAGGATGTCGTTAATAATCAAATTcgctttcctctttcctttaaagATCTTCCAGAATCCTTTTTACACATTAAACAAAAAATCTCCCAGAAGAGTCATTCTAGGTAGGGAAAATATGTGAAGCCAATTATTTTCCCTTCAATTCAAATTATATGTACAAGTGCATCATCATAAGATCAAGCCTACAAATACTAATTGTCCCATATTGATTTATTCTCAAATTGTTGTAAACGATCCTatctggaaaaatattaaaaatatataaataacagtaTTCTAGAGAATATATTCacttacaaataaaatgaaatattttaaaattctgttttaaatattgaattaaCTGGTGACAAATGAGCTAAGCAGCACAATGAAACAGCTGAAgactcaataaaatattaattcatatatTTACATGGTAGGCTAGATTAAGTTTTTTTATCCTTATTGACAGCCACAGTTATGTAAGTGAATGGCACCAATGAGAAGGGGTGGAATTTCATGGGAAAATTATTATTGTTCTGTTTAGTGCCCACCTTCAACTCATCCTAATAAACAGTTGCAATATTATATTCTAAACAAAAACCAGGTgcttcaataagaaaaatatcactCCCACAATTCTGATAGAAATTGAGGTGGTTAGTGACAGATTTGTATAATGTAGATTGGAAAATGAGTAACATAATCATATATAAGTTTATTCTGAAACTAAGTGAAACTGAGTCAGGCATATCCTAAATGTCCCTACATGGTTGATACAAATAACTAATAGAAAACAAGTGAGAAcaccaaaaatgaaataatctgttctCACTCCCATTAGTTGACATGCAAaatatcaggaaaataaaaatttgagagtGTACTGTTACTGTTcaatatcaaataaaatttcaatatcaATACTAGAAGAAATCAGGACTCAGCAAATATTGATCTGACATGACTTTGTGGCGTCGGAAAACATCTAtcaaatatgtgtttttattccATGTATGTAGCCTTGGAATTTGTGATGTGAAAATTGTCCTGACTTAGGGAAATATATTGCCGGCACCGTTTGGACTGGCTATGATGAAATTTGTATTATGATCATGATTGTTGCTATATGAAGACCCAGGACACAATGCAATGAATTTATGTTCCTAAGATCTGAGATTTTGTTGACTACAGCGATCCCAGCTATGATCGCTGTCATTGGTCAAACGTTGCCTGTATCTAAATTCCAACTGTTAGAATCATAGACATCTAGAGCTTACATCAGTTTTACATATTTCTTATGAATTCTCAGAATTCATAgattctcattttcattcttaGACTTCTCAGATATTCAGTTTTTGCTAGTATACCCTTCTGAGTCTAATATGTCCTAAAGTGCAAACttgaacaatttttcttttcttttttttttgagacggagttttactctgtcgcccaggctggagtgcagtgacacaatcttggctcactgaaacctctgccttctggattcaagtgattgtgatgtctcagtctcccaagtagctgggattacaggctcctgccaccacatgcctagctaatttttatacttttagtagagatggggcttcgccatgttagtcaggctggtctttaactcctgacctcagttgatctgcctgccttggcccccaaaatgctgggattacaggcatgagccactgtgcctggcccagcttcTTAAATTATTCTGGGCCGCCAGTAATGTGAatcatgtaaattaaaatatataattaaaatcataCAGTGATTAGAGATAATAGTTGTGAAGTCCTTGAAAAAtcataggcatttaataaatagaagCCATTCCTATCAGGACTCCTCTTGATTTTTTTGCAAGACCAAACAAAtgctcttttaaatatttgttataatatTCCATGTttgttagttcattttcattattgctttattttaaagttgtttcaagttttcaccatgttctTATGCATTTGTGTTTGATTCTTTAGTTGCGTTTGAACTATATTAATGATAGTTTTTTAATTAATGATAGTTGCATTTGAACTATATTAATGGTAGTTTTTTCTTATTCACCCCCTCTTATATTTGTCGTTCTATCCTCCAATTATCAGCCTActcaatatttgtattttattttattttagttctggggtacatgtgcaagatgtgcaggtttgttacacaggtaaacatgtgccatggtgttttgctgcacagatcaatcCATCACCTGGATATTAAGCCtgacatgcattagctatttttcctgatgctctccctccccatcctcctgCCACAGGCCCCAccgtgtgttgttcccctccctgtatccacatagtctcattgttcagctcccacttataggtgagaaatGTGTTTGATTtcctgttcctgagttagtttgctaagataatggcttccaggttcatccatgtccctgcaaaggacatgattttgttcctttttatggctgcatagtattccatggtgtgtatgtactaatttttttttaatccagcatatcactgatggacatttgggttgattccatgtctttgctattgtgaatagtgctccaataaacatatgtgttcatgtatctttataatagaataatttatatttctttgagcatatacctagtaatgggattgctgggccaaatggtatttctggttctaaatctttgaggaatcgtcacactgacttccacaatggttgaactaatttacattcccaccaatagtgtaaaagtgttcctatttctctgctaCCTTACTAACATCTGTtggttcttgactttttaataattgccattctgactggtgtgagatagtatctcattgtggttttgatttgcatttctctgatgatcagtgatgttgagcttttttttcagatgtttgttGGCCccatgtatgtcttctcttgagaagtatCTGATCATgctctttgcccactttttaatagggttgtttggtttttttttcagtgaatttgcttaagtttcttttagattctggatatcagacctttaCCAGATTAacagattgtaaaaattttctcccattctgtagtttgtctatttactctgatgatagtttctttggctgtgcagaaactgtttagtttaattgaatcccatttgtaaatttttgcttttgttgcaattgcttttggcgatttctttataaaatctttgtccatgcctatgtcctgaatggtattgcctagattttcttctagggttttcacaGTTTTGGATTTTCCACTTAAATCTTTactctatcttgagttaatttttgtataaagtgtaaggagaaagtccagtttcaatttttacatatggctaaccagttctttcagcaccatttattaagtagggaatcctttccccattgcttgtttttgtcagattttttgaagatcagatggttgtagatgtgcagttttatttctgagttctgtattctgttccattggtctatgtgcctatttttgtaccaaCACCATTCCattttggttacagtagccttgtagtatagtttgaagttggatgcctccagctttgttctttttgcttagtattgttcTGGCTTTACAAGCTCATTTggttaaatatgaattttaaaatagttttttttctaattctgtgaagaatgtcaatggtagtttaatgggaatagtactgaatctataaattgctttgggtagtatggccattttcacgatattgactcttcctGTCCATGCGCATGgaaatggaatgttttttccatcagtttgtgtcctctctaatttccctgagcagtggtttgtagttctccttgaagaggtccttcacttcccttgttaactgtattcctaggtattttattatctttggggaaattgtgaatgggagttcattcatgatttggctctctacttGTCTGTTGTGGTGTATAGGAAttcttgtgatttctgcacattggttttgtatcctaagactttgctaaagttgcttatcaacttaagaagcttttgggctgagtcaATGGGCTTTTCTAGACATAGGATCATGTCGTCTGCAGACaagggcaatttgacttcctgtcttcctacttgaatatcctttatttctttctcttgcctgattggcCTGGTCAGAGATTCCAATAATATATTGAgttaagagtggtgagagagggcatccttgtcttgtgccagttttcaaggggaatgcttccagcttctgcctattcggtatgatattggctttgggtttgtcataaatgactcttattttgaggtatgttgtTTCAATatccagtttattgagagtttttaacatgaagtgatgttgaattttatagaaggtcttttctgcatctattgagataatcatgtggtttttgtctttagttctgtttatgtgataaattatgtttattgatttgtgtatattgaaacAGCTGTGCATCCTGGGGATAAACCCAACTTGATCATGGTtgataagctttttggtgtgctgctggattcagtttgcctttattttatggaggattttcacattgatgtttatgagggatattggcctgaggttgtctttttttgttgttgttatatctCTGCCAAGtattggtatcaagatgatgctggcctcataaaatgagttagggatgagtctctcctttttaattgtttgaaataatttcagaagaaatggtaccagctcctgtttgtacctctggtagaattcagctgtaaatacatctggtcctgggctttttttggttggtaggctatttattactgcctcaatttcagaacttattactagtctattcagggattcaaattcttcctggatcagtctttggagggtgtatgtgtccaggaatttatccatttattctagattttctactgtattttcatgtttatagtattctcttatggttgcttgtatttctgtggagtcagtaATGATATCTCCCTGATCATTCCTGATTGTGTTTGTtggaatcttctctcttttattctgtaTTAGTCTAGCTAACAAtctatctattttctttattgtttttcaaaaaaaaaaaaagctcctggatttgttgatttttttgaaggaatttttgtatctctatctctttcagttccatTCTGAGCTTGGTTATTTGTTGTCTCTTAGCTAGCTCTGGGGTGTGTTTGTTCTtggttctccagttcttttagttgtgatgttaagatgtcgatttgagatctttctagctttttaatgtgggcatttcatgctataaatttccctcttaactaTGCTTTAGCTGCATTCCAGAGATTCAGAtatattgtctctttgttctcattggtttcaaagaactttttgatttctgccttaattttattatttacctggaagtcattcaggagcaggttgttcaatttccatgtagttgtgtggttttgagtgagtttcttaatctttatttctaatttgattgcactgtagtctgacagactgttattattttagttttttgcatttgctgagtgtTTAACTTCCAATTATCTGGCCAATTTTAGAGTATGTTCCATGTGACACCAAGAAAAACGTATATGCTCTTGttttgggtggagtgttctgtagttATCTATCAGGTCTACTTGATCCagggctgagttcaagtcctgaatatcaattaattttctctctcagtgatctgtctaatattgacagtggggtattaaagtctcttACAATTATTGTATGGGGGTTTGAGTCTCTTGgtaggtctttaagaacttgttttatgaagctGGGTGCTCCTGGACTGAGTGcgtatgtatttaggatagttagctcttcttattgaattaaATCCTTccccattatgtaatgtccttctttgtctttttttacctttgttggtttaaagtcctttgtcagaaactaggattgtaacctctcctttttttttttttgctttccatttgcttggtaaattttcctccaaccctccattttgagcctatgtgtgtttctgcacatgagatgtgtcTCTTGAATGTAGCACATCAATGGGTCTTGTCTCtgtatccagcttgccattctgtgtcttttaaatgggacatttagcccatttatatttaaggttaatattattatgtgtgaatttgatcttgtgatcatgatgctggctggttaattttgcagacttgttaatgtagttgcttcatagtgtcattgctctgcgtacttcagtgtgtttttgtagtggttgctaatggtttttcctttccatgtttagtgcttccttcagagcAGTTGCAAGGCAggactggtggtgacaaaaatccctcatcatttgcttgtctgaaagggattgtatttctccttcacttatgaaacttagtttggccagatataaaattctgggttggaaattattttctttaagaatgttgaatattggcctcccatctcttctggcttgtagagtttcttctgtgaagtttgctttcagtctgatgggcttccgattgtaggtgacctggcctttctctcaggctgcccttaacattttttccttcatttcaaccttggagaatcttttggttatgtgtcttgggataGATCTTTtcatggagtatcttaatggAGTTCTCTGGATTCTctggatttgaatgttggcctgtcttgctaggttaaggaagttctcttggatgatatcctgaagtgtgtttttcaTCTTGGCCCCTCCCCACCTACtcaatagtttaaaattttttttttatgttcagCTAATAAAGTGACAAAAATATTGAACCTTATAATTACCCTAGTATCCTAATTGGTTAAGTTACCCCAATATTAAAAAGCAATCTACTCTATGAAAGTTCACATaaatacatgtgcatgcatatgcacacgcacacacacctgAATTCTACATTCATTTTTGGGTTCTCTCACACTGGAACATGTGTATA containing:
- the LOC100599984 gene encoding LOW QUALITY PROTEIN: olfactory receptor 1052 (The sequence of the model RefSeq protein was modified relative to this genomic sequence to represent the inferred CDS: inserted 1 base in 1 codon; substituted 1 base at 1 genomic stop codon), whose product is MADFNFTMVTEFILLGLTDHAELKMVLFVLFLLIYTISLVGNLGMLFLIYVTPKLHTPMYYFLSCLSFVDACYSSVFAPKMLLNFFVXRETILFSAYIVQYFLFVSLLTTEGFLLATMAYDHYMAIVNPLLYTVAMTKIVCIVLVFGSCVGGLINSLTHTIGLVKLSFCGPNVINHFFCDLPPLLKLSCSDTSTNELLFLIFSGVIAMLTFXTVVISYIFIVAAVLRIRSAAGRHKAFSTCTSHLITVTLFYGSISFSYSLRNKEVKEAVKRAIEMKHFPC